GTGTGTGTGAGCCGGAGCGGGCGCTTGTCGCTGAATGTCGTCCGTACATAGACGATGACCGGTGTGCCGGAGCCGAGCTGGAGCTTGCGGGTCTCGTCAGGGGTCGGCATGCGGGCAGTGATCTCGTCGCGGTAGCCGATCTCCTCGTGTCCGACCTTGGCCATCGCGCGGATCGCGCCACCGGGAACGTCGTTGGGGACGACTAGGCCGGCCTGCTGGGCGATGTCCATTGGGTAGTAGCTGACCTGGATGCTGAGCGGCTGGTTGTCGGCGTACCGGATGAAGCCGCGGGACACCAGTGCCTCACCCTCGGCGACCTGGAGCCGGTTGGAGAAGTCGGGGCCGGCCACTTCGAGGCTCATCGCGAAGTCGCGGTACTCGGCGTGCCGCCCCTGCTCTGCCATCTCGGACTGGAACGCGTCGGCCTGGTCGCTGGCCCGACGATCACGAGTCTCCGCCCAAGTCGCGTGGTAATCGGCCATGATCCGCTCGCGCACGACTGTGCCGCGCCCGGGGGTGCTGGTCACCATGCCCTCGTTCTGCAGCATGCCGAGCGCCAGGCGGACCGTGTTGCGGGAGACGTCGTGCGAGGCCATGAGGTCTTGCTCGGTCGGCAGCCGTTCGCCGGCCTTGATCTTGCCGGTGCGGATCTGCTCGCGCAGCTCGGCTGCGATGCGCTGGTAGAGCGGTGCGGACTGTGCCATTCGAGGGAACCTCCTGGTTCGTACCAACCAATGGTCCCATTTTCCTTGACTTCGCGCCAGCGACGGGGTAAAGATTGGTCTCATACCAAACGTTGGTACGAATCCAATGAAGGGAACTGACCCACCATGGCTATGCCGCGCAGAATCATCGTTGAGTTCGGCGACACCTTCCCGTACGGCCTGTTCGCGGTGTCGGAGGTGACCCCAGCTCGGGACTTCGAGAAGTCCACGAAGACCAACGCTGTCCAGACGATCGACGAGGACTCGGGCCAGCCGGTCTGGACTCTCGACGTCATGGACGGTGACCCCGAGGCTCGCAAGGCCGACCGGACGTTCACCGTCCGAATCATCTCGTCGGTTCAGCCGGTGCTCCCGCCCGCGCTTCCCGGCCTGCCGTTTACGGCGATCGAGTTGCAGGGCATGACGGCCTCCCCGTGGGTCGACACCCGAGGTTGCTCGGCTCCGGATGAGGGTCGCTCGCACCGCTGTCGCGCCCGTCAGGGCTGGAGCTTCCGTTGCATGGGCATCCGCGCCCCGAAGAACATGCCGGGCTCGCGTGCGACTGAGCAGAAGGCGGCTTGAGATGAGCGTCGCGGAGAGCGTGGACCCCGGTCAGTACATGGCGTATCAGTGCGGCCGGGCGGCGTTTCTGCTCAGTGAGTTGCTGGTCGGTGAGCCGAGCAACGTCGTCCGGCTCGAAACGCGTCTGTGGCTCAAGCAGCACCAGGCGTGGTTGTCGGACTCCGATGACGAGGGCGACGACTGGGAGGACCACGAGTACGACGAGGACAGCGACGAGGACGAGGGCGAGCCGGTCAACCGCGTCCTCTACTCGGAGGGGTGGATCTGATGACGCCCTGGCGTGCTGCAGCGCCAGGGGAGTTGTGCACCTGTGGTCGGCAGGCGCGGGAGGTCTTCGCTCGCTCGGACGGGGAAGAGATCGGGTACTGCGGTGTGCCGGACGGCGGAGCGAAGGCCGGTCAATGCCCCTTCTGCGGCATGCGCCGGCACTCACCCGGCCCGTGTCCGAGGTACACCCTCCGCCTGCCCGAGGGCGCGGTAAAGCGTGATGACTCCGAACCGAAAGGCAGTTGACGGCAATGGCGAAGATCAAGGGCAAGGAGGTCGGGATGGGCCCGGTGAACTTTCGCGCTCCGACCGTCGCCATCCGGCTCAAGTGGGTCGTGATCTGGTACTGCCTGCGGGCGTTGCTCCGGGGGATCGCTTGGTTGGTTCGGCATCCGGCTTTCGTCATCGTGCCGCTTCTGGCCCTCAAGGCATACCAGCTCTGGACCGGTGGCGAGTGGTGGTTGGTCATTGCTACTGCGGCTGTACCGGCGTCCGGCCTGGCTGGTTGGCGCTGGCGGTGGCCCGATTCGTTCGCGCAGCGGGTCGTGTGGCGGATGCGTGGCTCACGGCGACGGTTCTTGGAGTACCGGACCCGCTGGGACGCGACGATGCGCGCGCTCAACCTGACGGTTCGGATGGACGATCGAACGTTCGTGCCCCGAATCGTCAAGGTTCGCTCGTCGGGCACGGTCGATCAGGTGACGGTTCGGTTGCTGCCGGGCCAGATCCTCACCGATTACGCCGAGCACGCCGAGCGCCTCGCACGTACCTTCGGCGCTGAGGACTGCCGGGTGCGGTCGGCCGCTTCGATGATCCCCGCGTGGTGGCCGGGCGGTGCCGAGGGCTGGATGGCGCGTCTCTTCGCCTGGGCGCTGCCTCGGCGAACCGATCGGCTGGTGCTGTGGTTCCTCACGAATGACCCGCTGCGGGAAGTCGTTGCTCCGATCCCCGCGACTGATCCTCCGAACCTGCAAGCGCTCGATGTCGCACGTCGCGAAGACGGTCTGATGTTCCGGCTCCGTTTGCTCTACACGCATCTCCTGGTGGCAGGTGCGACCGGTGCCGGTAAGGGGTCGGTTCTGTGGTCGATCATCGCTGCACTCGGTCCGGGCATCCGGTCAGGTCTTGTCCAACTCTGGGTTCTCGACCCCAAGGGCGGGATGGAGCTCGCGCTAGGCCGGCGGTTGTTCCACCGGTTCTGCTACGGCTCCGATCCGGCGATGGACGGCGCGAGCGATGCCGAGTACGAAGAGGCATTCGCAACCTTGCTTGAAGATCTGGTAGCGATCATGCGCCGCCGACAGGGCAAGCTCCGCGGCTTGTCCCGCCTCCTCAAGCCGAGTCGCGACGAACCGTTCATCGTCCTGATCGCGGACGAGCTGGCCTCGCTGACGGCGTACGTAACGGACCCGGCGATGAAGAAGCGGATTGCCAAGGCGTTCTCGCTCCTGTTGTCGCAAGGTCGCGCGGTCGGCATCACCGTCGTGGGCGCGCTGCAAGACCCCCGCAAGGAGGTGCTCCCGTTCCGCGACCTGTTCCCGACCCGGCTTGCCTTGCGGATGGCCGAGGCCGAGCAGGTCCGCCTCGTCCTCGCTGACGGTGCCAGGGAGCGGGGTGCCCGCTGCGACAAGATCCCCGAGACCTTGCCGGGCGTCGGGTACGTCGCGGTCGACGGTGAGACAGAGCCAATTCGGGTCAGGTTCTCCCACATCACCGACGAAGACATCGCCGTCCTCGTCGACCTCTACGCGCCCGATCTCGTCGGCGCTCGTGAGCCAATCCCCACCCCGGAAGGAGTAGCAGCATGACCGCGCGGCGGCAGGTGTCGGGTCAACTGGTCCTCCCCTTGGTGCCTGGACTGTCCACGAAGTCTCGGGCATCGCTGGTGCGACGGATTGACGTTCGTTGGCAGGATCAGGCGTACTGCGCCGGCTACCTCGACACGGACGACTTCTACGCCGAGGATGACCGCGAGGTTCGCCGTTTGACGGAACCCAAGGATCTCTGCGCCTTCTGCCCGGTTGTGCGGTCCTGCCTGGCTGCCGCGATCGTTGCCGACGAACAAGGCGTGTGGGGCCGGACGACGGAGGCCGAGCGCGACGCCATCCGTGAAGAGCTTGCCTTCGGCGCCGACGTTGACGAGGCGCTCAGTGTCGTCCTCGACGGCCCGGCCGCCCTGTGGAGGGCAGCGGCATGAACCCCACCGCACAGACCACCCTCGACCGGTTCTCGCTCGACGTCGTTCGGGACCTGGCCGTGACCAACGGCGTCTGCGTACGGCCGGTGCTCAACCGGGTGATCGACACACAGACCGGCACTGACCGAGTGGTCGGAGTCTCGTGCGGTTCCACGCTGGTCAGCAAATGTCCTCCCTGCGCCGACGCGAACCGTCGCCTCCGCATGCAGCAATGCCGCGAGGGCTGGCACCGCGAGACCGAACCAGAACCGCCGGCGGACTCTACCGACGTACCCGACGAGCAAGCCGCGGCAGATGAGGAGGAATCCACACGGCGAGTCCGCTCGACCCGACGACGCCAAGACGCCGCCGACCTGCCCAAGGTCGAGATGGACAAACGCACGATCGGCGCGACGTTCCCCGGTCCCAACGGCAAGACCTACCGGCCGTCCATGTTCATCACGCTGACGCTCGGCTCCTACGGAGCGACACACCGACTGCCACACCGCGTGCCGGGCAAGGGCCTGATCCCGTGCGACTGCGGTGTGATCCACGGCCAGAACTCACCGCTGCTCTCGACCCCGGTAGACCCGGACAGCTACAACTACCGCCGGGCGGCCCTCGACGCGTTGCACTTCCCGAAGCTCATCGACCGCTTCATGCAGAACCTTCGCCGTTGCGCCGGCTACAAGGCGCAGTACTTCGCCGTGGTCGAACCGCAGAAACGTCTAGCACCTCACCTGCACGCCGCCGTCCGAGGCGTCGTTGCCCGCGAAACCGTCCGCGAGGTCGCCAAGGCGACGTACCACCAAGTGTGGTGGCCGAGCCATCAGCGACCCGTCTACGGCTGCGCGTCAAACCCGGACATGCCCGTCTGGGATGAGATGGCCGGCGTATTCGTGGACCCGTCGACGGGCGCTCTGCTCCCGACTTGGGATCAGGCTTTGGATGACCTCGGCGCGGACCCCGCGGCCCAACCTGCTCACGTCGTCCGCCTCGGCTCACAGATCGACTACCAAGGCATCGTTGCCGACTCTGACGCCAAGGTCGGCAAGGCGGTCGGCTACCTGACCAAGTACCTCGGCAAGGTAATCGGCGAGACGTACGGCGAAGACCTGGACGAGATCCACCCAGCCCAGCGCGCTCACATCAGCAAACTCCACGCACACGTCCGCGTCCTGCCCTGCTCACCGGAGTGCGCCAACTGGCTCCGGTACGGCATCGTCCCGAAGGATGCCACCGGCAGCACCATCCCGGGTGAGTGCGCCTCCAAGGCCCACGACCGCGCACACCTCGGCCTCGGTGGTCGACGAGTCCTCGTCTCGCGTCAGTGGACCGGCAAGACCCTGACCGAGCACCGCGCCGACCGATCAGAGGTCGTCCGCCAAACCCTCGCGGCGGCCGGCGTCGAGATGGACGACCAGAACGCGCTAGCCACCCATAACGACGACCCCGAAGCACCTCGGTTCATCTGGCAACCGATCCGCCCCGGCGAGGAACGCAGCCTGCGGCGCATCCCGACCCACAAAGAAGTCCTCGCCGAAGCCATCGCCACCCGCATTCGATGGCGCACGCAGTACGAGCAGGCCAAGCAACGCGCCAACCTGCCCGGCGCTCCGCCGGACGACAGCAATTCGGCAACTGACAACTCATCCGCCGCGACTGCGGCCTAGCTTTCTGGGGAGCAAGCCATGCAAGACGACTCACGACTGCTGAAGGTCGAGGAAGCGGCCGAACACCTGAACGTTTCTCGGTGGACCGTCTACCGGCTCATCAAGGAACGGGAGCTCACGAGCGTGAAGGTTCGCAACGGTCGACGGGTGCCGATGGAGTCCATCCGAAGCTACGTGGCCGGGCTGATCGAGGACGCGGCCTGATGGCGAAGGCGGAGAAGGGCAAGCGCAACGTCAACGGTGAGGGCAACATTCGGCAACGCTCCAACGGGTTGTACGAAGGTCGCGCCTACGTCATCACGACGGATGGTCGTGAGGTCCGGAAGAGCGTCTACGGCAAGTCGTGGGACGAGGTCCACGAGAAGCTGACGAAGATGCAGGCCGACACCATGTCGGGCAAGCGGGTGGCCTCCAGCTCTCAGACGGTGGCGGAGTACCTGGAGTACTGGCTCGAGGAGCACGCGCGGCACCGGGTCCGCGACACGACCTTTGCTAGCTATAAGTGGCTCATCACCAAGTACCTCGTACCGCTGTTCGGCAAGAAGAAGCTCACCACGCTCCGCCCGAACGACGTACGGCGCGGCCTGTTCCAGCTCCAGCAGGTCTGCCAGTGCTGTGCCCAGGGCAAGGACAGGGCGCGGGAGGAGCGGGCAGAGGTCGAGCGGAAGAAGCGGGAAGGCCGGCCAGCTCGGAAGAACGCCAAGGCGATCGAGGGCGCTCGGTGCTGTGCGCTGGTCCTGAAGGTCTGCTGCCGGTCGACGGTCTCGGATGGGACAGTTCGGTACCTGCATCGCCTGCTTCGCGCGGCTCTCCAAGACGCCGTGTCCGAGGACGAGATCCTGACCGAGAACGTCGCCAAGAAGCTCCGGCTGAACCACAAGTACCGGCCGAAGTTCAAAGCGTGGAGCCGCGCCGAGGCAACCAAATTCCTGGAGGCCATCCGGGATGACCGGCTCTACGCCCTGTACGCGGTAGCGCTGTCGCTCGGCCTTCGTCGCGGTGAGGCTCTGGGGCTGCGCTGGTCGGACGTCGACCTGGAGGCCGCTCTGATCCAGGTCAACCAGGCGCTCCACCGGGTGGATGGAGCGCTCAAGCTCGGGGACGTCAAGACGGACGGTAGTACTCGCCTGGTCGCCGTACCGAAGCCGCTCGTCTCCGCTCTGCGGGCTCACCGGGCCGCACAGGCTCAGGAGCGGAAGAACGCGGGTGAGTCATGGCAGGCGGGGGGCTACGTGTTCTCGACCATGATCGGGACCCCGATCGAGCCGCGGAACATGAACCGCCACTTTGACCGGCTCTGCGAGAAGGCCGGCGTACGGCGTATCCGGTTCCACGACCTCCGGCACTCGTGCGCCTCGCTGCTCTACAGCCAGGGGGTGCCGCTGGAGAACATCCAGGACGTGCTCGGCCACAGCTCACCGACCGTGACGAAGGTCATCTACGTGGACGTCGCCGAGGACGTGACCCGGGATGCTGTCGACAAGCTCGGCTTTCTGTTCGGGGAGCAGCCGGAGGAGTGACGTTGGGGTACGGGCGGGGGTACGGAGAGGGTGGCCGAGCTGGTGGGCCGCCCTCTCGGCATGTCCTGGGAATGACAAAAGACCAGGTCATCCACCTGATGGACCTGGTCTTCTGCTGGCGCGCTCGGAGGGATTCGAACCCCCAACCTTCTGATCCGTAGTCAGATGCTCTATCCGTTGAGCTACGAGCGCAGGCAACGACGAAAACGATACATCGAGACCGGCTCTTGGTGCTAATCGGGGGTGAGCGGGCGCGGGACGGCGGGACGGCGGGCCGGCGAGGGCTAGATTTCGCGGCATGGACATCGGTGATCTGCTCGGTGGGCGGGATCTCAACGACGTGAAGAAGGCCGTCGGGTTCGTGCTCGAGAACTCCGACGACTTCGAGAAGGTCCTCCAGCTGGTCAAGGACCTGCCGGACGACGCGCTCGCGTTCATCGGCAAGCTGCCGGAGCTGCTGAAGACGATCGGTGGCGGGCTGGCCGAGGCCGGCGAGCAGGCGGCGAAGGCGGCCGGTGCGCTGGTCGGGGACGACGGCGAGGGTGGCGCGCGGAAGGCGCTCAGCGGCAGCGCGACCACGATGAACGCGGCCCGCGACCGGCTGAAGGACGCGGCCGGGATGCTGTCCGGGCTGGCCGGTGAGCTGGACAAGATCCCCGGCGTCGGTGACGCGGCGGCCAAGCGGCTGAACGACGGCAGCGGGCAGGTCAGTGGTGTCGCGACCGAGATCGAGAGCCTGGCCGGCAACCTGGAGGACCTGTCCGGCATCCTGGCCTCGGTCGGCGAGGCCCTGTCCGGACTCGGCAGCAAGCTGAGCGAGTCCGGCGGCACGGTCAAAACCCTGCTGGGCTGAGTTCCGGTACGCCGTACAGGTTTCTGGAAACGCGGGGGAACCGGATCGCGGGTGCTGTCGTCTAAGACGCGTTGCCGGGCGGCCGGAAACGTGATCGGTAAGGGAGAGCTTCCGCGTGGCTAGGGTCTGGGGCATGGCTGGTGGAGTGGTGCGGGGTGCGCTGATCGCCTCCGGGGTGGCGCTGGTCGCGGGGCTGGGGATCGGGTTCGCCGCCGGTGAGCCGGTGCACGAGGACGACGTCGCCGGCGCGCGCAAACTGCCGGCCGACCTGTGCGAGCGGCTCGGCGACATCTCCGGGTTGTTGCCCAAGGCATCTTCTCCGGTGTTCGCGCAGACCGGCACCGGCGAGGTGCGCTGCCGCGCGGTCGCCGAGGAGTCGGGTCAGCGGACCTACACCGGCGCGACGGTCAACGTCCAGATCACGCCGTACGCCGGGAAGCTCGGCGGCGAGGGCGAACCGCCGTTCCGGCCGGACCAGATGGCGCGCAAGGCGTTCGACCGCGAGAAGGGCGAGCTCACGCCCGGCCGGCACTACCCGACGAGGATCGACCGCCTCGGGCGGACCGGCGGCGAGGACTGGAAGGTGTCGGTGGTCGTGCTGCGCGACGACCTCGTCGTCCAGGTGGACTACGAGGCGCATCCGGTCGCGCCCGACAAGGCCGAGCAGGCCGCACTCGTCCTGGCCGACCGGGCCGTCTGGGAGGCGAAGTGAACAGCGCGCCGGAGATCTCCGGGTACGAGCTCGACCAGCGGCTGCTGGACCACCCGCTCGCCGAGATCTGGCGCGGACGGTCGTTCACCGGGATGGAGGTCGTCGTCCTCGTGCTGAGCGCGGCCGGCGCCGACGACCCCGCGGTCCGCGACCGCCTCAGCCAGGCCAGCCGGACCGCCGCGCTCGAGCCGGAGCGCCAGGAGCTCCCGCTCTGGGCCGCCAACCTCACCGCCACCAGGCCGTACGCCGTCACGCAGCTCGTCCCGGGCCAGTCCGGCGCCGAGCGCCTGCTCGACCCGCTCGACGGCCTGCTCGGCAACGACGAGCAGTCCCTGGCCGCGGTCCGCGAACAGCTCACGCCGTACGGCGCTGCCCCGATCCCGGGTGGTGAGCGGGAGCCGCACGCCGCCTCCGCCGCCCCGGCGAGCCCCGCCGGTCCGCCGGGCTCCGCCGGTCTGCCGGGCTCCGCCGGTCCGCCGGGCTCCGCCGGCGCGGCGGGCCCCGGCGGGCCTGCGCAGGCGACCCGCACCTCCAAGAAGTGGCCTTATCTCGTGGCGGTGGTCGTGGTGCTCGCCGTGTTCAGCATCACCTACTCCATCGGCGCCGCCATCAAGAGCGCGACCTCGGAGGTCGACCCGGCCGTCCCGCCGCCGGCCGCGGTCAGTCCGGCCGCGTTGCCGACGGGCGTGCTCAGCCCGGGGATCGACAAGGTGACCTCCGTGCCGTGGTCCCGGTCCGGGCCGTTCGCGCCGGTGGTCGGCGCGATCTACCCGCCGGGCGCGGACCTTCAGGTCGCGCGGCAGCTGGACCTGCCGTTCGAGTTCGGCTTCCCGGAGCCGCCGGTGCTCGACGAGAAGCAGGCCACGGAGTCGTCGACGACGATCTACCGCCGCGTGCTCACCGGGACGAACCCGGCGAAGGCAGGGATCGACCTGCGGATCGCGCTCCGGCCGTGCACCGACCAGGCGGCGTGCCTGGCCGGCCGGGCGGCGTTCGACAAGGAGTGGAGCACGACGTACAAGACCTCCGCTCCGACCACCCGGCGGGACAGCGCGACCTGGTACGCCGTCACCAACAAGCCGTACACGCTGGTGATGAGCCACGTCTTCAGCTCCCAGGGCCGTTGGTGGCTGGTCGGCACGGCCGCCGTCGCCGCGCCGGGTGAGGAGCCGGGCGCCCAGAAGGTCGTCAACGACATCTGGCGCCAGACCAGCTGACCGTCGTACGGCGTCGTGGGCTGCCTCTCGGCGCCTCGTTCACGCGAACGCCCGGCGCAGTACGGTGGCGACACACCAGTGGCGGCATAGAACGCGCGGTGCGCGGGTTGTCACTCGGTGGACGGACTACGACGGAGGAGCGAGACGGTGGGCATTCGGATCGGTTACAAGGCGTCGGCGGAGCAGTTCGGACCGCGGGACCTGGTCGAGTACGCGGTACGCGCGGAGGAGCTCGGGCTGGACAGCGTCACGGTCTCCGACCACTTCCTGCCCTGGCGGCACGAGGGCGGGCACGCGCCGTTCGCGCTGGCCTGGATGGCCGCGGTCGGCGAGCGCACGAACCGGGTGCTGATCGGTACGTCGGTGCTGACGCCGACGTTCCGCTACAACCCGGCCGTGATTGCCCAGGCGTTCGCGACCCTCGGCGTGCTGTACCCGGGCCGGATCATGCTCGGCGTCGGCAGCGGCGAGGCGCTGAACGAGATCGCCGTGTCGGGCCGTGAGTGGCCCGAGTTCAAGGAGCGGTTCGCGCGGCTGCGCGAGTCGGTCGACCTGATCCGCGCGCTGTGGACGCAGGAGTCGGTCAGCTCCGACGGGCCGTTCTACAAGACCGTCGAGGCGTCGATCTACGACCGCCCGGAGACGCCGCTGAAGATCTACGTGGCCGCGGGCGGACCGCTGGTCGCCAAGTACGCCGGCCGCGCGGGCGACGGGTTCATCGCGACGTCGGGCAAGGGCATGGAGCTCTACAACGACAAGCTGATGCCGGCCGTGCGCGAGGGCGCGGAGAAGGCCGGCAAGAAGTTCGAGGACGTCGACCGGATGCTCGAGGTCAAGCTCTCCTACGACCGCGACCCGGAGCACGCGCTGGAGAACACCCGGTTCTGGGCGCCGCTGTCGCTGACGCCGGAGCAGAAGCACAGCGTGGACAGCGCGACCGAGATGGAGCGACTCGCCGACGAGCTGCCGATCGAGCAGGTCGCCAAGCGCTGGATCGTTGCCTCCGACCCCGAAGAGGTCGTCCAGCAGTTCCAGCCGTACTTGGATGCCGGGTTCAACCACTTCGTGGTCCACGGCCCCGGCCACGACCAGGAACGCTTCCTGACCCAGTTCACCGAGGACGTCGTACCGCTGCTGCGCAAGCTCGGCTGACCACTCGCCGGGATGGAACGCTGGGAGGACGGTCCGTACCGGGTGGGCATCTCGGGATGGCGGTACGCGCCCTGGCGGAAGGTGTTCTACCCGGACGGGCTGCCGCAGCGGGCCGAGCTGGAGTACGCGTCGCGGCGGTTGAACTCGATCGAGCTGAACGGGTCGTTCTACTCGCTGCAGCGGCCCTCGTCGTACCAGCGCTGGTACGACGAGACGCCGCCGGGGTTCGTGTTCTCGGTCAAGGGGCCGCGGTTCATCACGCAGATGAAGAAGCTCGAGGACGTCGGGACGCCACTGGCGAACTTCTTCGCCTCCGGGGTGCTCGCGCTGGGGGAGAAGCTCGGGCCGGTGCTCTGGCAGCTGCCGGGGACCTTGGGGTACGACGAGCAGCGGCTCGCGCGGTTCTTCGAGTTGTTGCCTCGGACAACTGGTGAGGCGGCGGTGCTGGCGCGGGGGCACAACGAGCGGATGACGGACCGGTCGTTGCTGGAGGCATCGATTGATCGGTCGGTGCGGCACGCGCTGGAGGTGCGGCATTCGTCGTACGAGAATGGTCGGTTCGTGGAGTTGCTGCGGGAGCACGACATCGGGCTGGTTTGCGCCGATACAGCGGGGAAGTGGCCGATGCTGGACGACGTGACGGCGTCGGACTTCGTCTATGTGCGGTTGCATGGGGCGGATGAGCTGTACGTGAGTGGGTACGACGATGCCGCGCTGGAACGGTGGGCGGGGCGGATCAGGACGTGGCACGGCGGGCGGACGCCGACCGACGGGCAACGGGTCGGATCGCCGGCGCCGCGGCGGCAGCGCGAGGTGTTCGCGTACTTCGACAACGACGCGAAGGTGCGGGCGCCGTACGACGCGCAGGCGCTGGCCGGGCGGCTGGGGATATCGGGTTGAGTTGATGGCTGTGGCGCTCGACCGGACCCTCGCGACAGACCCCCGGGCCGGCCTCCAGTCAGCTCAGGTGGGGATCCACTCCGGCCACCACGCGGGGACGTTCCCCGGGCAGATCGGCGCGGCCATGCCGGCCGGCGTACCAGCCCAGGAGAAGAGGGCCAGGTCGGCGATGGCGATCGCCACGAGGGCGCCGATCAGCGGCATCAGGAACTTGCCGCCGCCGCCCTTCTTCATCACCCGCCAGACGACGCTGAACAGCACGATGTTCACGACCATCGCGACCGGAAGCCCGACGAACAGCAACGTCGGCCCGTTGCCGACGCCGTTGACCTTCACGCCGCAGTCGTCCCAGGCCCGCCGGGTGATCCACAGCAACCCGAACCCCGCCGCCCCACCGATCACCAACGAGAAGAACGACAACCGGTTGCCTTTACCCATACCCCAACCGTATGGTCTCCCGGCCCACGCCGCCTCTCGCAACGCCTGTCCCCGACCTGGGCGAGCACCTAGCATCCACTCATGAAGGTGAAGCGCTGGCTGCTCGCGGCGGTGGCGTTGCTGATGCTGGCTGCTCGCGGTGCTCGTCGAGCGGGACTGGGTGAGCGCGCTGTTCTGGTGCGTCCCGTCGGCCGGGCTCGGGGTGATGGCAGTGCGGGAGTTCCGGTCGCCGACGCGGGCGAGGACGCGGCGACAGGTGTCGCGGGTGTAGTCGAGACGGGGTCCTGAGGGGCGGGTCGCCGTCAGGTGCTGATGGTGACCGGGCGCTCCGGTGTCGTCAGCGGGTCCGAGACCAACCGGGCGTGGCGTTCTACGTCGTAGCGGGTGCCGTCGTAGGCGAGGCGTTCGCGTTCCAGGCCCTCGTACAGGAAGCCGGCGCCGGCGGCGACGCCGCAGGAGGCTGGGTTGTTGGTGCGGTGGCCGAGCTCCAGGCGGTAGAGGCCGGCGTCGTGGTGGGCCCAGTCGGCGAGTGCGCGGAGGGCGTCGCGGGCGATGCCCTGGCCGCGGACCTCGGCGATGGTCCAGTACCAGGTCCAGCCGACCTGGTGGCGGTCGATGTTGGTGACCGCGACGCAGCCGACCGGGTGGTCCTCGCCGTCGGCGACGGCGTACACGTGGCCGTTGTCGAGGTCGGCGACCCGGCCGATCCAGTCGACCGCGCTGGCGGTGTCGCGGATGCCGCCCTGGTTGGCCATGTCCGGATCCGCGTGCGCCGCCGTCAGGCGCAACGCGTCAGCCACTCGCCACCGCCGGAGTTCGAGCGTCGCCAGGTCGTAACCCATTCATCGAACATACTTTGTTTTCTTGGCCCCGCCTCCGGCTCGGCGGGTCGGGGCTCCGCGGTCCGCCGGTGCCCGGGCGGTCCGGCAGGATGGGGGTATGCGATTTCTCGACTTCTCGGACCAGGTTGTGCTCGTCACCGGCGCCAGCAGCGGGATCGGGGCGGCCGCGGCCGTCGGGTTCGCGGAGGCCGGTGCGACGGTCGCGCTGCACTTCCACGCCAACGAGTCCGGCGCGCAGCACACGCTGAACGCCGTGAACACCGCCGGCGGCAGCGGCTCGGTCCACCAGGCCGACCTCGCCGACAGTGACGCGGCCGCCGCGCTGATCGACGCCGTACTGGCCAAGCACGGCCGCATCGACGTCCTGGTCAACAACGCCGGTGACCTGGTCAAGCGGGCCGCGGTCGCCGACGTACCGGACGACGAGTTCCACCGGATCCTCGACGTGAACCTGACCTCGGTGTTCGCGATGAGCCGGCGGATCGTGCCGGTGTTCCGCGAGCAGGGCAACGGCGCGATCGTCAAC
The Kribbella italica DNA segment above includes these coding regions:
- a CDS encoding GNAT family N-acetyltransferase, whose amino-acid sequence is MGYDLATLELRRWRVADALRLTAAHADPDMANQGGIRDTASAVDWIGRVADLDNGHVYAVADGEDHPVGCVAVTNIDRHQVGWTWYWTIAEVRGQGIARDALRALADWAHHDAGLYRLELGHRTNNPASCGVAAGAGFLYEGLERERLAYDGTRYDVERHARLVSDPLTTPERPVTIST
- a CDS encoding DUF72 domain-containing protein, translated to MERWEDGPYRVGISGWRYAPWRKVFYPDGLPQRAELEYASRRLNSIELNGSFYSLQRPSSYQRWYDETPPGFVFSVKGPRFITQMKKLEDVGTPLANFFASGVLALGEKLGPVLWQLPGTLGYDEQRLARFFELLPRTTGEAAVLARGHNERMTDRSLLEASIDRSVRHALEVRHSSYENGRFVELLREHDIGLVCADTAGKWPMLDDVTASDFVYVRLHGADELYVSGYDDAALERWAGRIRTWHGGRTPTDGQRVGSPAPRRQREVFAYFDNDAKVRAPYDAQALAGRLGISG
- a CDS encoding SDR family NAD(P)-dependent oxidoreductase; translated protein: MRFLDFSDQVVLVTGASSGIGAAAAVGFAEAGATVALHFHANESGAQHTLNAVNTAGGSGSVHQADLADSDAAAALIDAVLAKHGRIDVLVNNAGDLVKRAAVADVPDDEFHRILDVNLTSVFAMSRRIVPVFREQGNGAIVNVTSIAGRHGGGGGSVVYATSKGAVSTFTRGLAKELAPDGIRVNAISPGVISTPFHDRHTGQEQMKAMLTTIPMGRTGTPHECVGTILYLASDAMASYVTGQIVEVNGGQLMP
- the fgd gene encoding glucose-6-phosphate dehydrogenase (coenzyme-F420) produces the protein MGIRIGYKASAEQFGPRDLVEYAVRAEELGLDSVTVSDHFLPWRHEGGHAPFALAWMAAVGERTNRVLIGTSVLTPTFRYNPAVIAQAFATLGVLYPGRIMLGVGSGEALNEIAVSGREWPEFKERFARLRESVDLIRALWTQESVSSDGPFYKTVEASIYDRPETPLKIYVAAGGPLVAKYAGRAGDGFIATSGKGMELYNDKLMPAVREGAEKAGKKFEDVDRMLEVKLSYDRDPEHALENTRFWAPLSLTPEQKHSVDSATEMERLADELPIEQVAKRWIVASDPEEVVQQFQPYLDAGFNHFVVHGPGHDQERFLTQFTEDVVPLLRKLG